A segment of the Erythrobacter sp. F6033 genome:
TGGATGATGGTTTTGGCAAATGCAGCCATCTCTTGCTCATGCGTCACCATGATAACCGTGATACCGCCGGAGTTAAGCCGGGCCAGCAGCTCCATAATCTCAACAGACCTCTCAGTGTCCAGATTTCCGGTTGGCTCATCCGCCAGCAAGACGCTTGGGTCAGAAACCAACGCGCGGGCAATGGCTACGCGCTGTTGCTGCCCACCCGATAACTCGGCCGGAGTATGCGTCGCCCATGGCGCGAGACCAACCTGATCCAGAGCGTGCATTGCTGCATCCCGCCGAACCGATTTCTTCTCACCGCGATAGAGTAACGGCAATTCAACGTTTTCGAGCGCGGTTGTCCGCGAGAGCAGATTGAACCCTTGAAATACAAATCCAAGGTAGCGCCTGCGCAAGAGACTGCGTTGATCGCGATCAAGCCGCTGAACTTCGACGCCGCGAAAACGGAATATGCCATCGGTTGGCACGTCGAGACAGCCAAGAATATTCATCGTTGTCGACTTGCCCGAGCCCGAAGGTCCCATGATCGCGACAAACTGACCTTCATCGATCGTCAGATCCACGCCCTTTAAAGCTTGAAAGGCCGCAGCGCCCGATCCGAACACCTTGGTAATTCCTTCTAGCGCGATGAGCGGGGCTTCACTCATTCAGCTTGCGCTTTCACGCCGGTTACGACCTTTGCTCCGACTTCAAGTTCGTTCGATGTGACGGCGGTCAGCCGTCCGTCACTTCTGCCGGTCACAACCTGAACTGCGCGCAAGGTGCCGTCTTCCTGCAATATCTGCACTTGTTGTTTGCTGCCGACACCGATGCCCGCTTCCTGCTCTTGTTCTTCCAGCCCCACGCTCACCGAGAGCACACCTCCTTCTTCCTCATCTTCACGATCAGGGCGGAACCGCAGCGCAGCGTTGGGGACGAGCAAAGTTTTGCCCGTGGAATCGATCGCCACAGTTGCGGTTGCTGTCATTCCCGGACGGAGCAAACCTTCCGGATTCTGGACGATCAAGCGCGCTTCATAGCTCACCACCGCTCCTCCAGCCGCCGCAGCGCCCGGCGTTTCAACCGTATTGGCAGATGCGAGGTCGACACGCTGAACCTGCGCTGGAAACCGGCGCCCCGGATAAGCATCGACTGTAAACGTTGCCTCCTGACCCGCTTCGACTTGACCGACATCAGCCTCATCAATCGAAACCCGTAGCTGCATCGCAGCGAGATCTTCCGCGATCACAAACAGCGTCACAGTGTTGAAGCTGGCGACAACAGTCTGACCGGGTTCAATTTGGCGTGCGAGGACAACCCCGGTGACGGGCGCGCGGATAACCGCCCGGCTTCGCGTAGTCAGGTTGGCCCGCAAAGTCGCTTGAGCGGCTTGTATGTTGGCTTGAGCGGACCTGACGGCCGCCTGATCCCGCGCAACGGCCGCCTCTGCCTGTTCGAACTCAATCTGCGAAGGCACGCGCCCGCCGGAGAGTTCCCGAACTTCCTTGAGCCGGGTCAACTGAGCCTTATTCACATCAAGCGTAGCTTTCGCCTGAAGAAGACCGGCCTGTGCCGCATTAAGGTTAGCCCGCGCTTGCGCGATCTGCTGATCAATAATCTCGGTATTGATCACCGCAATCACCTGACCGCGCGTCACTTGATCGTTTACATCGACCAATACCCGTTCCACCGGGCCGTTCACTTCTGAGCCGACGGTTACTTGGTTGGTCGGCCGCAAATTGCCAGTTGCCGTGACTGTCAGGTCCAGCGAACCTTCAGTCAATTCCTCGGTGATGTAAGACACGCCGGCATCGCCGCCGGAACATCGCGAAATCGCTAAAAGCAGCAACACAATGATGAGCGCAGGCAGCCAGAATTTCATCCAACGGCGCCAACGCGGGCGTTCTTTCTGACCCAAAAACTCGTCGACACTTTCAGGTTCGTCGTTTTCGATCGGTTCAGAATTATCCGATGCCATGCTCATTGCCCACTGTTCCCTTCAAGGATCATGTTTTCGGCTGGCAGACGCCAACCTCCGCCCATCGAACGCGCCAATCGAATGTACGCTGCCGCGCGAGCGGCTTTGGCCGAAACTTCGGCCGTACGTGCGTTCAACAGCTGACTTTCGGCGCTAAGCAAAACCTGAAAGTCGATAAGTCCGGCTTGATACTGGCTACGACCCAGCAGCGCCGCGTTGCGCGCGCCTTCGCTCGCTTCACCCAAGCTGATCACCCGCTCGTTACTCGCTTTGAGGTCAAACGATGCAGTCTCGACATCCTCCAACGCGACCAGAATGGATTGACGCCATGCCGCCAGCGATCCATCCGCGACAGCCTCTGCCGTTTCGATCTGCGCCCGTGTGCGCCCGCCATCGAACAACAATTGCGTAACGCCCGCCAATACATTGCCCGTGATGACATCAAACAGATCACCGACGCCGAATGACGTACTACCAATAGACCCCGTTAAGCGGACAAGCGGATACAATTGTGCCCGAGCGACCCCGATACGCTCCATATCAGCAGCAAGCTGCAATTCCGCAGCTCTGACATCTGGCCGCATCCGCAATGTGTCTGCGGGAGCACTAAGCGCGACAGAACTGATCGCCGAGGGAACGCCGCGTTGATCAGAAAGCAGCGCGTTGTAGACATCACCGGGCGCTTCACCAATCAGAGTTGAGATCGCGTTGGCTGTCGCGACAAGATCGCTTTCAAGCAAAGGAATGGATGCTGCGGTCTGCGCTCTTTGGGTCCGTGCCTGTTCGACATCCAGGCTGGAAACCAGCCCTGCCTGATTGCGCCATTGCGCGATCATCAGATTGTCGTCCTGATTGGCGAGCGAGGCGCGAGAAATCTCAAGCTGCGCCGCAATCGACCGTGCCGTGACAACTTGGGTCGCAACCGTGGCGATGATCACGCGCTCGGCATCAGCAGCAGTGTACCCCGCGGCGCGAAAATTCGCACGGGAAGCATCAATCGATCCGCTGATCCTGCCAAACAGATCTGCATCCCACGAGACGTCGGCATTGACTGAGAATTGAGCTTCGTCGCGCGCAAAGTCACCGATTTCACGCCCAATACCGCCACCTGCCGAAGCGGACGGTAGACGCGCCGATCGCGCGTCGCGCAACCCGGCCTTCGCAGCTCGCAAACGCGCCAATGCTTGGGCAATGTCGAGATTGCCCGTTCGGGCGCGAGCCACGTATTCGTCTATGAGCGGGTCATCAAGCCGATGCCAGTAAGCAGCAAGTTCAATCTGCTCCCCTGCGACATCCGGAAATGCCCATTGCTCCGGAATTGGCAAAGCTTGCTCAAGCGTCGGAGCGTCCATTCTCGGGAGCGAGCAAGCCTGCAACGACGAAAAGAGCAAAAGCGAAACGGTGAAAGCAGTGACACGCGAAGTGTGATTGCGGCGTATTCCCGTCAATTCTCTTACCCCCTCAGACCAGCATGCATCGTGGCACCTATTGTCGGATAAGCAAGCCCTTGCAACGCATCGCGGGAAATTCTGTCGAAGGCAATTCTCAAAGCTAGCCCTACTTAGTAACCCAAGGTACCAGCACAAAGGCGCAAGGTGGTCTGCGAGTTGTATGCGTAGATGGTGCAAGAAAACGCGCCTTGCACTTAGCGGCGGCGTTGCTCGGTGGTCCATAGACTCCGCCGTTATCGAGCCGCTCGGACAGCGAGCATGACATCGCGTGGCTGCAGCCACTGCAGATATACCTCCAAAAACCTAGCCCCATCTATCGCGACCAAAACAAGGCGCGCTTGCCAGCGCCGTTCAGCTATTTCCGCACAACACCTTGGGAAAGGAGGCGATTGACCACGCCAGCAATGTCTTCGGCCGAATGCTGCGCCCCCTTATCGTTATCGCCCCAAACCGCGAAGCGGAGGCCGACGAAGACGTTCATGCCCATAATCGCCCAAGCTTCGATTTCGCCAAGGTCATCGCGGAACTCACCCGTCTTTGAGGCGATAGCCAGGCGCCCTTTGATCCGCTCAGCGATCGTTTCATAATGCGTGCGATAACTCTCCGGGTCGACGAATTCAGACTCATCGATGATTCGGTAGATTTCCTTGTGCTCGCGGGCAAAATCCAGAAATGCCGCCAGCGCTGCACGCTCAATCTCTAACGCATCCATATCGTCCGACAACGCAGCCCGAGCGCTGCTTTTCACAGTGGCGCTCATGTCGGCGACAAGCGCGCGGAACAGCGCGTCCTTGCTATCGAAATAGGTGTAGAAACTGCCAAGCGCGACGCCAGCGCGCCGCGTGATGGAGCTCACGGAAGCTTCGTGAAAGCCTTTCTCACCAAACTCGATCGCCGAGGCATCGAGCAGTTTCCGCAATGTCTTGCGCCCACGCTCCGTCCGCGGGGCCTTGCCTACGCTTGCGCTCTGACCGTCGCTGTCCGCTTTGGTCTTTGTCTGACTGCTCATGCGCACTCCCGCCCGCTTTCTTTCCTGACGCCTAGGCAGGTTCTTCGCTTCACACAAGTCTGAACTTGAAAGTTGGTTCAACTTTCAATATTGGGCACGATACAGGTTTGGAGAGGACCCCGAAATGATCAATACGACTATGACGCGCGCTTTGCTTTTGGTTGGATGCGCGGGTGTGGCTTCGATGGCCGCGCCAGCAATCGCTCAGGACAATTCGGATGGTTCCGGCGACGAAGCTACTGAGGCGCAAGGCCCGGGTATCATCGTTACCGCGCGCCGCCGCGAAGAGGCATTGCTGGATGTTCCGCTCTCGGTAACGGCATTGACCGGAGAAGCTTTGGAACAGCAGGGTATCCAAGACATCACTCAGGTCGCCCAGCAGGTGCCGAATATCACACTGGAGGTGAGCCGCGGCACCAACACCACCTTAACCGCGTTTATTCGCGGGGTCGGTCAGCAGGATCCTGTCGCGGGTTTTGAAGCGGGCGTCGGCCTCTATGTCGATGACGTATATATCAACCGTCCGCAGGCCGCCGTCCTCGATGTCTATGATGTCGAACGGATCGAGGTTCTGCGGGGTCCGCAAGGCACGCTTTACGGACGGAACACCATTGGCGGAGCGATCAAATACGTCACGGCAGAACTTCCTGACGATCCAAGCCTTTCCGTTCGCGGGACCTACGGCTCCTACGACCAAGCCGATCTCATCATAACCGCTTCCACGCCGATCAGCGATAGCCTGAAGATCGGTGCCAGCGGGGCACGCCTTTCTCGCGGCGGATTTGGTGAAAACCTCAATCTAGGCACGGAGAACTACAACAAGGATGTGTGGGCCGCGCGCGGCACCATAGAGTTCGACAACGGCCCGATTTTCGTACGTCTATCGGGCGACTACGTGCTCGACCAAAGCGAAGCGCGGCAAGGTTCGCGGCTCATCACCAGCCTGTTCACCGGGGCGCCCGTTCTCGACAGCGTCTTTGACACGCGTGCGGGGCTGGACGTGGTCGATCAGGAAGTCGAAGCCTATGGCGGCGCGCTTAACATCGCGATCGAGCTGTCCGACACGCTGACGCTCAAATCGATCACTGGCTACCGCGAGGATAGCTCTACTACTCCAATCGATTTCGATAGCCTTCCCGGCGCCGATCTCGACGTTCCGGCAATTTACGAAAACGACCAGTTCAGTCAGGAACTGCAGCTGCTTTACGAAGGGGACAGGCTGTCCGGGGTTTTCGGTGCCTATTACCTAAGTGCCAATGCGTTCACTGCGTTTGACGTGGCTTTGTTCAACACTGGCACATTGATTAACCTGCCGGGACTTAACGCCCAAACACTGGGTGACGTGGGTACAGAGACTTGGTCGGTCTTCGGTGACTTCACCTATGACCTGACGGACAGTCTGAGCATCTCGGTGGGCGGTCGCTACACCAACGACAAACGCACCAGCCGTGTGCTTCGTACGACCTTTATCGGCGGGTTTTCTGATCTGTTCGTCCCTAACAGCCCGGCGATCCCGATTGCTGTCACCAGCGATTTTCAAGGCAGCGAGACGTTCGAGGATTTCAATCCACGCGCCTCGATCAGCTGGAAACCTGACGCAAATCACAATCTCTACTTTACCTATTCTCAGGGCTTCAAAGGCGGCGGATTCGACCCGCGCGGCCAGACGACCGCAGCCCCTGATCTTGATGGCGATGGCGACATTGACTTCGACGATCAGTTTGAATTTCTCCGCTTCGCGCCGGAAACGGTCGACAGTTATGAGCTCGGCTGGAAAGCGTCCTTGCTCGATAATCGTCTAAATATCTCGCTCGCGGCGTTCCTTGGGCAATATGACAACGTGCAAATCCCCGGTTCGATCGGATTCGACTCAACCGGTGATGGGGTAAATGACAGCTTTATCGGCATCACATCTAACGCAGCATCGGCGGACGTGAATGGCTTTGAATTCGAAGGCAGCGCACTTGTGGGCCGCGATTTCGCCGGCGATGGCAGCCGTTTCAATGTGAACTGGTCGCTCGGTGTGCTTGATGCCAATTTCAACACCTTCATCGATGCTTTTGGCGTCGATGTGGCCGACAGCCGCGTTTTCCAGAACACGCCAGAGATCACCGGTCATATGGGCTTTGTCCTTGGCCTACCAGTGGCGAGCGGTATGGTCGATTTCCTCGGCAGCGCCTCGCTCCGTTCGGATGCCAGCCAATTTGAAACGCCTAATCCGTTTCTGGATCAGGATGGTTTTGTTCTGGTCGATGCAAGCGTGGTTTACACCCTCGACAGCGGCCTGTTCTCCATCGGCGTTCACGGCAAGAACTTGCTGGACAAGGAATACATCGTCGCGGGCTACAACTTTGTAACTGGCGGCACAGGCGGCGTTCCGTTTGCGCCGACACTCGGCCTCGAAGGTACGCTTACCGGCTTCTACGGCGACCCGCGCAGGATCTTTGTGACGGCTGAAATCAACTTCTAACCTGTCTCTCGAAGGGGCCGGAAACCTTCCCGAAAAAACTCTCCGGCCCCGCCCCTACGAACTCTTTCAATCGTCAAGCGAAGCGGGCATAGGCTCAAACTATGCACGACATTCGATTTATCCGAGAGAACCCCGAAGCATTTGACGCAGCAATGGCACGGCGCGGGCTTGCCCCTGTATCGCCGGAGATTCTGGCGCTGGACGAGGAACGTCGCGCGATTGCGACCAAGCTGCAGGAAGCACAAAGCCGCCGCAACGAGGCCTCCAAAGCCATCGGCAAAGCCATGGGTCAAGGCGACACCGAACAAGCCGAAAAGCTGAAAGCCGAAGTAAGCGAACTCAAGCATTCGATGCCCGCGCTTGAAGAAGAAGAGCGCGAAGTCGCAACGAAGCTCGAAACGGTGATGCTGAATCTTCCCAATATGCTTGCTGCAAGTGTTCCTGACGGTGAGGGCGAAGAAGACAACGTCTATCTCCGTGAATGGGGCGAAAAGCCGAACTTCGCCTTCGAACCGAAAGAACATGCCGATATCGCGCCAGCGCTGGGCATGGACTTTGAAACCGGCACGAAAATTTCCGGAGCGCGTTTCACATTTTTGCGCGGAGCGATGTCACGTCTGCACCGCGCGCTTGGCCAGTTCATGCTCGACACGAACACGAGCGAGCACGGCTATACAGAGTGCAATCCGCCGCTGTTGATCAATGAAGAAGCGGGATATGGCACAGGTCAGCTTCCCAAATTTGCCGAAGATCTTTTCCGCACAACGGACGGCCGCCTACTGATCTCCACTTCGGAAATGACACTGGGTAATTCCTTCCGCGAGCAAATCTTCGCGGAAAGCGATTTCCCAATGCGGATTACCGCGCTCACGCCTTGTTTTCGCTCTGAAGCGGGCGCAGCTGGTAGAGACACGCGCGGGTTTATTCGTCAGCATCAGTTTGAGAAGGTTGAGCTAATCAGCGCGGCATTGCCCGAACAAGCGGCGGAAGAACACGAACGGATTACCGGCATTGCCGAAGGCCTGCTGCGTTCGCTTGGTCTGCATTACCGCGTCATGGAGCTGTGTTCTGGCGATATGGGCAACATGATGAAGACCTATGACTTGGAAGTCTGGCTTCCGGGACAAGGCGCCTATCGCGAGATCAGCTCTTGTTCCGATGGCGGAACATTCCAGCCGCGCAGGATGAATGCGCGTTACCGCCCAGAAGGTTCGAAAAAGAGCGAGTATTTTCATTTGCTCAACGGCTCCGGCCTTGCGGTGGGTCGTACGTTGGTGGCGATTATCGAGAATTACCAGCAGGCCGATGGAAGCGTGCTCGTACCGGAGGCCTTGCATCCCTATATGGGCGGTGTGACGAAGCTGGAACCTATCGCCTGATGCGCATTTTGCTAACCAATGACGATGGCTATCATGCGCCCGGTTTTGAGGTGCTCGAAAAGATCGCCCGGCAATTCTCTGACGACATCTGGATTTGCGCACCGTCGGAGGAGCAATCGGGTGCAGGCCACTCACTGACACTGAACAGACCCGTACGGCTACAGCAATTCGCCGAGCGCCGGTTTGCGGTGACAGGCACGCCGACAGACAGCGTGATGATGGCATTGCGCGAAGTTATGGACGGACCACCCGATCTGGTCCTGTCCGGCGTCAATCGCGGGGCCAATCTGGGCGATGACATCACCTATTCCGGCACTGTTTCTGCGGCCATCGAAGGCGCGCTGGCGGGCATTCGTTCGATTGCACTCAGTCAGGTTTATGCCCGCGAAGGCATGGCGGACACGGTGCCTTTCGGCGCCGCCTTGGAGTTGGGCGCGAAAGTGATCGAACCGCTGCTCGATGCACCGTTCGAACCGCGTACTCTGGTGAATGTGAATTTCCCGCCGCTTCCCGCCAGCGAAGTAAAAGGCATTCGCGTCGTGCGCCAAGGGTTCCATGATTATTCGCGCGGCAGCGTGGTTGAGGGCAAAGACCCTCGCGGTTATCGCTATTTCTGGTTCGGCCTCCACGCGATCGAGCACACGCTGGACCATGGCACCGATCTTGAAGCAATTGACGATGGATATGTGTCTGTCACCCCGCTTCAGCTTGACCTGACCCACCATGCATCGCTTAATGCGATGGCAGAGCGGTTTGAGGGGTAAGCCGCGAGGCTAGGGCATTCATGGCAAAAAAGAAGATCGACAGGATTGGGTCCGGCAAATCAGACCGGGTGGTTGCTGCTAGCAAGTTTAAGCCGCTGCGGCGGGCCGTCAAAATTCCTGTCTGGGGCGATTTGAGCATTCGCCTGGGCTTGGCGCTGTTTCTCATTGGTATTGTGGTGTTCATCCACTGGCTCGACCGCGATGGCTTGGTGGATAGCGTCGATGGCGAAGTAAGTTTCCTCGACATCGTCTATTTCACGATGATCTCAATCACGACGACCGGTTTTGGCGATATCGCCCCGGTCACCGACAGTGCGCGATTGATCGAAGCCGTAATCGTCACACCGATCCGCTTTGCGGTCTTTTTCATTTTCGTGGGCACCGCCTACAATTTCATTATCAAGCGTAGCTGGGAGAAATGGCGCATGGCCCGTATCCAGGAAAAACTAAGCGATCACGTGGTCGTGCTCGGCTATGGCATCTCAGGATCGCAAAGTGTCGAAGAATTGATCGAGCGCGGCACTGACCCAAACCAGATCGTGGTTGTCGACCCAAGCGAAGAGCGCTTGGCCTCTGCCGAAAAACTTGGCGTCAACATCATGGGCGCGGATGCGACACGCGACGAGACGCTCAAAGCTGTTCGCATTCAGGAAGCGAGCAACGTGCTTGTCTCCGCCGGACGAGACGATACGTCGATCCTTATCGTGCTGACGGTGCGCCACCTCGCTCCAAAAGTCCCGATCAGCGTGGTTGTGCGCGCTGACGATAACGAACTTCTCGCGCGGCAGGCGGGCGCGAACAATGTCATAAACCCGGTCCGCTTTACCGGCTTGCTGTTAGCCGGATCGGCCAAGGGTGAGCACATCGCCGATTATCTCGCTGATCTCGCATCGGTGAATGGCCGCGTTCAGCTGGTAGAACGGGTCGTGACCAAAGAGGAATGCGGTTGCTCGATTGCCGATCTCAGCAGCGGCGGGCGCGGGCTACGCATCTACCGCAATGGCCGCGCAATCGGCTATTGGGAAGAAGAGTGTCAGAACCTTCAGCCCGGTGATGTGATTGTCGAAATCGTACCGAGCGAAAACGGTACCACTCAGGGTGACGGGCACCCTGAGTAGCTAGGCCGTTGTTAAGGCAGATAGGCGTGAACCAGGCCCATCGCGGTGTAGAATAGCAGCCAATATCCGGCGTCGATGAAGAACAGCGTCTTATTCTTTTGAGAGAACAGATAGTTCGTCCCGATCGCCGGCACGATAAAGCCCAATGCCACGCCGAACGATGTCATCACTTTCGCGAATACTGACAAGTCTGCGCCCAGATCCGCATAGCTTTGAAATGTGTGGGCCAGCGTCCAACTGGCGACGAGCGAAAATGCGAAGGCCCCGCCGTAGATCAGGCCCATGGAGCCTTCTTTGATCTGTTCCTCGGTTAATCCGACAGCTCCCATCCATTTCTTGCCCATGACCGGCCCATACCAGATGCCGCCGACAACAAATCCGCCGAGCGCAGCCAGCACCACGCCGATCCAATTCACATCAAATAGATTCATTGATCCCTCCCATTTGTTTTTGCGTCCCCGTGAAGTGATCTAGCGCAATTGCCCGCCTACGTGTAGGGGCGCGGCCAAGATGAACACTGCAACCACCTCTCTCCCTGACCAGAAACGTGTCGGCATGGTCTCGCTTGGCTGTCCCAAGGCTTTGGTCGATTCCGAACGGATCCTCACGCGCCTTCGCGCCGATGGCTATGCGATGAGCCCCGATTATGCGGGCGCCGATGTCGTGCTCGTCAACACTTGCGGCTTCCTCGACAGCGCGAAGGAAGAAAGCCTTGCCGCGATTGGCGAGGCCATCTCTGAGAATGGCCGCGTGATTGTGACCGGCTGTATGGGCGAAGAGGCCGATGCGATCCGCGCTGCCCATCCTCAGGTTCTCGCCGTCACTGGCGCGCATCAATACGAGCAAGTTGTCGAGGCGGTCCACACCCACGCCCCGCCCTCGCAAGGGCCATATGTCGATCTGATCCCGCAGCCGGACGTCAAGCTGACCCCGCGCCATTACAGCTATCTGAAGATCTCAGAAGGCTGCAATCACTCCTGTTCGTTCTGCATCATCCCCGATCTTCGCGGGAAGCTGGCGAGCCGCCGAATTGATGCCGTGCTGCGCGAAGCAGAAAAGCTGGTCGCAGCGGGCACTAAAGAACTGCTTGTTATCAGCCAGGACACATCGGCCTATGGCGTCGACACAAAACATGATCCGCGCCAATGGAAAGGCCGCGAAGTTCGCGCCCATATGACCGATCTCGCCCGCGAGCTTGGTCAATTTCGCACATCGGATGATGCCGCCCCATGGGTGCGGCTACACTACGTTTATCCCTATCCGCATGTCGACAAGGTCATCCCGCTCATGGCGGAAGGCCTGCTGACGCCGTATCTCGATATCCCGTTTCAGCATGCCGCGCCGAGCGTTCTCAAACGCATGCGCCGCCCGGCGAACGAGGCGAAAGTGCTGGAACGTCTCAAGGGCTGGCGCGACATTTGCCCGGACATCGCCGTGCGATCCTCCTTTGTCGTCGGCTTTCCCGGTGAGACAGAAGATGATTTCAAATACCTGATCGACTGGCTCGAAGAAGCTCAGCTCGACCGCGTCGGCGCGTTCCGGTTCGAACCTGTTGAAGGCGCGAAGGCGAATGACCTGCCCGATCCCGTTCCGGAAGAAATCAAAGAAGAGCGCTACGCTCGATTGATGGAAGTCACCGAGCGGATCAGCGCGGCAAAGCTCACAGCCAAAGTGGGCCGGTCCATTCCAGTCATCATCGATGAAGTTGGCGAGCCCGACGAAGACGGGGACATTGGCGCGACAGGGCGTTCACAAGCCGATGCTCCCGAAATCGATGGAGCGGTCTATCTACGCAATGTCCCGCAGACGCTCACACCTGGAGACATTGTAGACGCGCATATTGAAGAGGCCGACGCACACGATCTCTACGGCGTAATCGCGCCATAGCGGCCGCGTGTCAGATGCCGATTACCATCGATGCCTCGTTCGCTTTCGAAGTGGATTCTCCAACTGATGCACTGCTTCAATTCGAAGCTGTAGCGTCGGATGGACAAACAATTCTTGCTTCCAAGACACATCTGAATGGGGCCGAAACCTTCAATCGTGTGCCAGCACATGATGCCATCGGCGAACGCATATGGCTGCACGCCAATCGACGGATTGAAGTCACGTACTCTGCAGAAATCGAAATCTCGCGTGAGTTTGCGAACCTTGAGAAACTTTCGGCCCTCGCCCTGCATCAATTGCCCGGTGAAGCGGTGCAATACCTGCTCGAATCCCGTTACTGCGCAGCGGAGAAATTCCACGACTTCGCCGATAGAGAGTTTGCAGGCACTATGGGCGGCGCTCGGGTTTCAGCCATCCGCGACTGGATTGAACAACACCTGACCTATGCTCCCGGCGCAAGCGGCCCTTACACCGATGCTGGCGACACTTTCATCGCGCGTCAGGGGGTGTGCCGTGACTATGCTCACGTTCTTATCACCCTCGCCCGCGCGTCAGGCATTCCGGCGCGTTATGTCGCTTGCTACTCACCGGGTGTAAGCCCACCCGATTTCCACGCTGTTGCCGAGGTCTTTCTTGCTGATCCCGAACACGAAGAAGGCGGCAAATGGCATTTGGTTGACGGGACCGGCATGGCCAGCCCTCGCGACATTGTGAAGATCGGTGTGGGCCGCGATGCAGCGGACGTGAGCTTCCTGACAAGTTTCGGACCGAGCAGTTTTGAATATTCTTCGGTTCGAGTGGAAGAAACCGCTTAAGAACTGCCGCGAACAAGCAGTTTGACAGGGACCCGGCGCGTGCTTGGTTCTTCGCTGCCATCTGCGATTGCCTCGACCAGCAATCGTCCTGCCTGATCAAGGTCAGGCTCAATTGTGGTTAGCGGCGGCGTAGTCAGTTCGCTTGCGGGAATGCCATCGAACCCAACCAGCTTGATATCGTCTGGGACGCTGAGATCTGCGGATTGCAAAGCATCCATGACGCCGAATGCCAGCGCGTCGCAAACTGCGAATATCCCGTCAAATTCTTCGCCGCTTTCAAGCAAAGCCTCAGTCGCCATTCTTCCTTGCGCGCGCCTTGCGCCACCGGGCTCAATCGTTGCTAGACTGGCTGAGACACCAAGCTCTTTTGCCCGGGCGACGAATGCATCGACCCGCTCCGCAAATTGGCGCTGAGTGCTCGTATGAGAACCGACCACAACCAGTTGTTTGCAACCCCGCTCAATCAGATGTTCGGCCGCCAAACGCGCGCCCGCCTCATTGTCCGAAGACACCCAATCAAGATCACCCAGCGGCGATCCCCAATAGGCGACAGGCTGAGTGTTCTCCCCCACTTTGCGGAAATAATCCCAAGCCACGCGATTGGCGGTGGTTCCTATCACGATCATGCCTTCGGCTTGGCCGCGCTCGACATAGTGGCCGAACAAGCGATCTTCCTCCGCTTGGAGCGAGACGAGGACCTCTAATCCTCTTTCA
Coding sequences within it:
- the serS gene encoding serine--tRNA ligase; its protein translation is MHDIRFIRENPEAFDAAMARRGLAPVSPEILALDEERRAIATKLQEAQSRRNEASKAIGKAMGQGDTEQAEKLKAEVSELKHSMPALEEEEREVATKLETVMLNLPNMLAASVPDGEGEEDNVYLREWGEKPNFAFEPKEHADIAPALGMDFETGTKISGARFTFLRGAMSRLHRALGQFMLDTNTSEHGYTECNPPLLINEEAGYGTGQLPKFAEDLFRTTDGRLLISTSEMTLGNSFREQIFAESDFPMRITALTPCFRSEAGAAGRDTRGFIRQHQFEKVELISAALPEQAAEEHERITGIAEGLLRSLGLHYRVMELCSGDMGNMMKTYDLEVWLPGQGAYREISSCSDGGTFQPRRMNARYRPEGSKKSEYFHLLNGSGLAVGRTLVAIIENYQQADGSVLVPEALHPYMGGVTKLEPIA
- the surE gene encoding 5'/3'-nucleotidase SurE codes for the protein MRILLTNDDGYHAPGFEVLEKIARQFSDDIWICAPSEEQSGAGHSLTLNRPVRLQQFAERRFAVTGTPTDSVMMALREVMDGPPDLVLSGVNRGANLGDDITYSGTVSAAIEGALAGIRSIALSQVYAREGMADTVPFGAALELGAKVIEPLLDAPFEPRTLVNVNFPPLPASEVKGIRVVRQGFHDYSRGSVVEGKDPRGYRYFWFGLHAIEHTLDHGTDLEAIDDGYVSVTPLQLDLTHHASLNAMAERFEG
- a CDS encoding potassium channel family protein → MAKKKIDRIGSGKSDRVVAASKFKPLRRAVKIPVWGDLSIRLGLALFLIGIVVFIHWLDRDGLVDSVDGEVSFLDIVYFTMISITTTGFGDIAPVTDSARLIEAVIVTPIRFAVFFIFVGTAYNFIIKRSWEKWRMARIQEKLSDHVVVLGYGISGSQSVEELIERGTDPNQIVVVDPSEERLASAEKLGVNIMGADATRDETLKAVRIQEASNVLVSAGRDDTSILIVLTVRHLAPKVPISVVVRADDNELLARQAGANNVINPVRFTGLLLAGSAKGEHIADYLADLASVNGRVQLVERVVTKEECGCSIADLSSGGRGLRIYRNGRAIGYWEEECQNLQPGDVIVEIVPSENGTTQGDGHPE
- a CDS encoding DUF1761 domain-containing protein — its product is MNLFDVNWIGVVLAALGGFVVGGIWYGPVMGKKWMGAVGLTEEQIKEGSMGLIYGGAFAFSLVASWTLAHTFQSYADLGADLSVFAKVMTSFGVALGFIVPAIGTNYLFSQKNKTLFFIDAGYWLLFYTAMGLVHAYLP
- the rimO gene encoding 30S ribosomal protein S12 methylthiotransferase RimO; amino-acid sequence: MNTATTSLPDQKRVGMVSLGCPKALVDSERILTRLRADGYAMSPDYAGADVVLVNTCGFLDSAKEESLAAIGEAISENGRVIVTGCMGEEADAIRAAHPQVLAVTGAHQYEQVVEAVHTHAPPSQGPYVDLIPQPDVKLTPRHYSYLKISEGCNHSCSFCIIPDLRGKLASRRIDAVLREAEKLVAAGTKELLVISQDTSAYGVDTKHDPRQWKGREVRAHMTDLARELGQFRTSDDAAPWVRLHYVYPYPHVDKVIPLMAEGLLTPYLDIPFQHAAPSVLKRMRRPANEAKVLERLKGWRDICPDIAVRSSFVVGFPGETEDDFKYLIDWLEEAQLDRVGAFRFEPVEGAKANDLPDPVPEEIKEERYARLMEVTERISAAKLTAKVGRSIPVIIDEVGEPDEDGDIGATGRSQADAPEIDGAVYLRNVPQTLTPGDIVDAHIEEADAHDLYGVIAP
- a CDS encoding transglutaminase family protein, yielding MPITIDASFAFEVDSPTDALLQFEAVASDGQTILASKTHLNGAETFNRVPAHDAIGERIWLHANRRIEVTYSAEIEISREFANLEKLSALALHQLPGEAVQYLLESRYCAAEKFHDFADREFAGTMGGARVSAIRDWIEQHLTYAPGASGPYTDAGDTFIARQGVCRDYAHVLITLARASGIPARYVACYSPGVSPPDFHAVAEVFLADPEHEEGGKWHLVDGTGMASPRDIVKIGVGRDAADVSFLTSFGPSSFEYSSVRVEETA